The following are encoded in a window of Manihot esculenta cultivar AM560-2 chromosome 8, M.esculenta_v8, whole genome shotgun sequence genomic DNA:
- the LOC110620321 gene encoding RING-H2 finger protein ATL52, whose product MGSVGNQNPWTPYDTYKDCSQQICSIYCPQWCYLLFSPPPPPFTLGDDDSGTDFSPLIIAVIGILASAFILVSYYTIISKYCRRGSHDDNSLELGENPDQISNQAWQGSAAGLDEALIKSITVCKFKRGDGFVEGSDCSVCLSEFQENETLRLLPKCNHAFHLPCIDTWLKSHASCPLCRANIAPTNILPSQPPPPPPPIQETPRRTAVSALEYQHRTNDAVLVIQDLQGGVREESVVSLVVDDTQPKPTFHELNVRQEPEDLIEITEEAILPIRRSVSLNSSLCHDQVSIADILSIIEDEDGDYYRMRDIDNDRIGVLNLIRSPPAIRRSTSTGRLMFTRYEKGRSSMTPN is encoded by the coding sequence ATGGGTTCTGTTGGGAACCAGAATCCCTGGACACCCTATGATACCTACAAAGATTGTTCCCAACAAATTTGCAGCATTTATTGTCCCCAGTGGTGCTACTTACTTttctctcctcctcctcctcccttTACCCTTGGAGATGATGATTCTGGAACTGATTTCTCCCCTCTTATTATAGCAGTGATTGGGATCTTGGCCAGTGCTTTCATCCTGGTAAGTTACTATACCATCATTTCCAAGTATTGCAGGAGAGGAAGCCATGATGATAATAGCTTGGAATTGGGTGAAAATCCTGATCAAATCTCTAATCAAGCCTGGCAGGGTTCTGCAGCTGGGCTTGATGAGGCTCTTATCAAGTCAATTACTGTATGCAAATTCAAGAGAGGTGATGGGTTTGTTGAAGGCTCAGATTGCTCTGTTTGTTTAAGTGAATTTCAAGAAAATGAAACCTTAAGGCTATTGCCTAAGTGTAACCACGCATTTCATCTCCCTTGTATTGATACTTGGTTAAAGTCTCATGCTAGTTGTCCTCTCTGCCGTGCCAATATTGCCCCCACCAACATCCTCCCCAGCCAaccgccgccgccgccgccgccaATTCAAGAAACTCCGCGCAGAACTGCCGTGTCTGCCCTTGAATACCAGCACCGGACTAATGATGCTGTTCTAGTGATTCAAGATTTACAAGGAGGCGTTCGAGAAGAATCTGTGGTGAGTCTTGTAGTTGACGATACACAACCAAAGCCTACATTTCATGAGCTTAATGTGAGACAAGAACCAGAAGACTTAATTGAAATCACAGAAGAAGCCATCCTACCAATTAGAAGGTCAGTTTCTTTGAATTCTTCCCTCTGCCATGATCAAGTTTCGATTGCTGATATACTAAGCATAATCGAGGATGAAGATGGTGATTATTACAGAATGAGAGATATAGACAATGATAGAATTGGGGTGTTGAATTTGATCAGAAGTCCTCCTGCAATTAGGAGATCAACTTCAACAGGAAGATTGATGTTCACAAGGTATGAGAAAGGCAGGAGTTCTATGACTCCTAATTGA
- the LOC110621092 gene encoding non-specific phospholipase C3, giving the protein MVAETSTAAPREYPIKTVVVLVQENHSFDNILGWLKTLNPEIDGVTGSESNPISTSDPNSPLVCFGDNAAYIDPDPGHSLEATYEQVFGVEWTEAATSSENTLIPKMNGFAQNAERTKPGMAEIVMNGFKPEALPVYKELAMNFAICDRWFSSIPSLTQPNRLYVHSATSHGATSHDTAVLAEGFPQKTIFESLEESGFTFGIYYQHPPSTLFFRNLRKLKYLKKFHQFDLHFKKHCEEGRLPNYVVIEQRYFDLLKFPANDDHPSHDVSEGQRFVKGVYEALRASPQWNEMLFIIIYDEHGGFYDHVPTPVTGVPSPDDIVAPAPYFFKFDRLGVRVPAFLISPWIEPGIVLHEPSGPESTSQYEHSSIPATVKKLFNLKEFLTKRDAWAGTLEGVLTRTSPRTDCPVTLPEPVRLREFNAREEANLSDFQEGLVHLAAVLNGEHKEEIYPRKLVEGMMVSQAARYVEDAFQKFVEECEKARESGVDESEVFVFPKLPTNSTSKNFIEKLFSCLICDH; this is encoded by the exons ATGGTTGCAGAGACCTCCACCGCCGCCCCACGAGAATACCCCATCAAAACGGTCGTGGTTCTAGTACAAGAAAACCATTCATTCGATAACATATTAGGCTGGCTAAAGACCCTCAACCCAGAAATTGATGGAGTCACAGGATCCGAATCCAACCCCATCTCCACCTCCGATCCAAACTCACCTCTCGTATGCTTCGGAGACAACGCTGCATACATCGACCCTGATCCTGGTCACTCCCTCGAAGCTACTTACGAGCAGGTGTTCGGCGTTGAATGGACAGAAGCAGCAACTTCTAGCGAGAACACTCTGATACCGAAAATGAATGGGTTCGCTCAGAACGCGGAACGCACCAAGCCGGGAATGGCGGAGATAGTCATGAACGGATTTAAACCGGAGGCTTTGCCGGTTTATAAGGAGCTGGCGATGAATTTCGCGATCTGTGATCGGTGGTTTTCTTCAATTCCTTCGTTGACGCAGCCGAATAGGCTGTACGTGCATTCGGCGACATCGCATGGAGCGACGAGTCATGACACGGCGGTACTGGCAGAAGGGTTTCCGCAGAAGACCATATTTGAGTCGTTGGAAGAGTCTGGTTTTACTTTTGGGATTTATTATCAACACCCTCCTTCTACTCTTTTCTTCAG GAACCTTAGAAAGTTGAAGTACTTGAAGAAATTCCACCAGTTTGATCTGCACTTCAAAAAGCATTGCGAGGAAGGGAGGTTACCAAACTATGTGGTGATTGAACAAAGGTATTTTGACCTTTTAAAGTTCCCTGCAAATGATGACCACCCATCACATGATGTCTCAGAAGGCCAGAGATTTGTGAAAGGAGTATATGAAGCTCTGAGAGCTAGTCCCCAGTGGAATGAAATGCTCTTCATAATCATTTATGATGAACATGGAGGTTTCTATGATCATGTTCCTACTCCTGTAACAGGTGTTCCAAGTCCTGATGATATTGTTGCTCCTGCTCCATATTTCTTCAAGTTTGATCGCTTAGGTGTCAGGGTTCCAGCATTTTTAATATCTCCCTGGATTGAGCCTGGAATAG TACTGCACGAACCTTCAGGACCAGAATCTACATCACAGTATGAACATTCCTCAATTCCAGCAACGGTTAAAAAACTGTTCAATCTGAAAGAGTTTTTGACAAAGCGGGACGCATGGGCTGGAACTCTTGAGGGTGTTTTGACTAGAACGAGCCCAAGAACAGATTGTCCAG TTACATTGCCGGAACCTGTGAGACTGCGAGAATTTAATGCGAGAGAAGAGGCAAATCTTAGTGATTTCCAGGAAGGACTAGTCCATTTGGCAGCAGTTTTGAATGGAGAACATAAAGAGGAAATTTATCCTCGAAAACTTGTGGAGGGCATGATGGTTTCACAAGCTGCAAGGTACGTAGAGGATGCTTTCCAGAAATTTGTTGAAGAATGCGAGAAAGCCAGGGAAAGTGGAGTAGATGAATCTGAGGTTTTTGTCTTCCCCAAGTTACCTACCAACTCAACCTCCAAAAATTTCATTGAGAAGTTGTTTTCTTGCTTGATATGTGATCATTGA
- the LOC110621094 gene encoding uncharacterized protein LOC110621094: protein MPHSAPPSSLEARQGDPRIYFLSAFFFACIVSGGVFLGLYIFLPLYQTQSWYPVAGLILVAVPWIFWFFTYLYRCIKPSYNPSKPSRAVPRSAPGDVEASANEPTNPSSHIDSQMQSTNDVEQSGNDQHSTNDGGRHVHFGGVNVIREYDNDDNQDNNSSRDEQDGREGSESEHGGSPEREKRESEIPLTSSAGLS, encoded by the coding sequence atgcCTCATTCTGCACCTCCTTCTTCTTTGGAGGCAAGGCAAGGAGATCCtagaatttattttctttctgcttttttctttgcttgtatTGTTTCTGGTGGAGTTTTTCTTGGTCTTTACATTTTTCTTCCACTCTATCAAACCCAATCCTGGTATCCTGTTGCTGGCTTGATTCTTGTAGCTGTTCCATGGATTTTTTGGTTCTTCACCTACTTATACAGATGTATTAAACCATCGTATAACCCATCAAAGCCCTCCAGAGCCGTCCCAAGATCCGCCCCTGGTGACGTTGAGGCTTCTGCTAATGAACCCACAAATCCATCGTCTCATATTGATTCCCAGATGCAGTCCACTAATGACGTTGAACAATCCGGTAATGATCAGCATTCCACTAATGATGGTGGACGCCATGTGCATTTTGGAGGTGTTAATGTAATTCGTGAATATGATAATGATGATAATCAAGACAATAACAGCTCTAGGGACGAGCAAGATGGACGTGAAGGTTCAGAATCCGAGCACGGAGGATCACCGGAAAGAGAGAAGAGGGAAAGTGAAATCCCATTAACAAGCTCTGCTGGCTTATCTTGA
- the LOC110621090 gene encoding BTB/POZ domain-containing protein At5g17580, translating to MASRNMSSGLSKSAYPSELQFYGHSLAFSLDRELLAARSAKVASLLNKNPQANLSSLLQDFPADPEIFELVARFCHGFELTLSSENVIPLICLANHLDMTESHSNNNLLKQAVNFFEQRVLSSWNETIKAFRSAGNSLQQAARLGLFEAGLESLVEKALANPRYLGDPIKNSTFDDDIEDEEGGYRPNARRRLFVLDWKSEDLTTLSLQLYHPIIRTMNQRGVPPEYVAASLCQYAEKWVFSSGIGGDNVSVYKRNSQRDVIEVVERLLPDEKGLIPCSVLFKMLKFAISLESSNDCRNGLENRIGKQLDQATVKDLLIPSQGNTKEMQYDIECLKRVLKHFYGNYTSSHSSGLIAVAELIEEFLAEVASDIDLKMDTFTTLAEMSKAASLGTLKNSDGIYRAIDIYLDKHRHLTELEREEVCKILDCYKMSPEAWEHAAKNERLPLRFVVQVLFVGQLQLREQRDTIAKEVEVFDEKLRREEVDEEDEKNEVKMGLDEEEIRSEMEKMSIKVMELQKECNIMRKEIENGCNHRVKKGKISMWKEMKRKLGCMSSINDCNCQVNKKKKVHPKY from the exons ATGGCCTCAAGGAACATGTCATCAGG gTTGTCAAAATCTGCATACCCATCAGAACTGCAGTTCTATGGACATAGCTTGGCCTTCTCTTTAGACAGA GAACTTCTGGCTGCAAGATCAGCCAAAGTAGCTTCACTGCTCAATAAAAATCCCCAAGCAAATCTCTCTAGTCTACTCCAAGATTTTCCTGCTGATCCTGAAATTTTTGAGCTTGTTGCAAGATTCTGCCATGGGTTTGAACTGACTTTGTCATCAGAGAATGTTATCCCTCTCATTTGCCTTGCTAATCACTTAGACATGACAGAAAGTCACAGCAATAATAATCTGCTAAAGCAGGCTGTCAACTTCTTTGAGCAAAGAGTTCTGTCAAGTTGGAATGAAACTATCAAGGCTTTTCGTTCAGCAGGTAACAGCCTTCAACAGGCAGCGCGGTTGGGTTTGTTCGAAGCTGGCTTAGAGTCTCTCGTCGAAAAAGCATTGGCTAATCCACGTTATCTTGGGGATCCTATCAAGAACTCAACATTtgatgatgatattgaggatgaGGAGGGAGGATATAGACCAAATGCAAGACGAAGGCTCTTTGTTCTTGATTGGAAATCAGAAGACTTGACCACATTGTCACTCCAGTTATATCACCCCATAATTCGGACGATGAATCAGCGTGGAGTCCCACCGGAGTATGTGGCTGCTTCTCTCTGCCAGTATGCGGAGAAGTGGGTTTTCTCTAGTGGCATAGGAGGTGATAATGTGTCAGTTTACAAAAGGAACTCTCAAAGGGATGTGATTGAAGTTGTGGAAAGGCTTCTACCTGATGAGAAAGGACTAATTCCCTGCAGTGTTTTGTTCAAAATGCTCAAATTTGCAATTTCATTGGAATCTAGTAATGATTGTAGAAATGGATTAGAGAACAGAATTGGGAAGCAACTAGACCAGGCAACAGTCAAAGATCTGTTAATACCTTCTCAAGGGAATACCAAGGAAATGCAATATGATATAGAATGTTTGAAAAGGGTTTTGAAGCATTTCTATGGCAACTATACTAGTTCTCATAGTTCTGGCCTAATTGCAGTGGCAGAACTCATTGAAGAATTCTTAGCAGAAGTTGCAAGTGACATAGATTTGAAGATGGATACATTCACCACCCTGGCTGAGATGTCAAAGGCAGCATCATTAGGAACACTAAAAAACTCTGATGGAATATACAGGGCCATTGACATTTACCTGGACAAACATAGGCATTTGACAGAACTTGAAAGAGAGGAGGTGTGTAAGATATTGGATTGCTATAAAATGTCTCCTGAAGCTTGGGAACACGCGGCGAAGAATGAAAGGCTGCCATTGAGGTTTGTAGTCCAGGTGTTGTTTGTGGGACAGTTGCAGCTTAGAGAGCAAAGAGACACAATTGCAAAAGAGGTTGAGGTTTTTGATGAAAAACTTAGAAGAGAGGAAGTGGATGAAGAAGATGAGAAGAATGAAGTGAAAATGGGTTTGGATGAGGAAGAAATAAGATCAGAGATGGAGAAGATGAGCATCAAAGTAATGGAGCTACAGAAAGAGTGCAATATCATGAGGAAAGAAATTGAGAATGGCTGCAATCACAGAGTGAAAAAAGGGAAGATTAGCATGTGGAAGGAAATGAAGAGAAAGTTAGGGTGCATGAGTAGCATTAATGATTGTAATTGCCAAgtaaataagaagaagaaggtgcatccaaaatattaa
- the LOC110621093 gene encoding uncharacterized metal-dependent hydrolase YabD yields the protein MAVRLFDAHCHLQDPRILNKVPQLIATSLDTGVVRFAVNGVCERDWHLVKEMGDLYPSVIPCFGLHPWFISERNPNWFNMLKELFETTPSAAVGEIGLDKGYHGKKIDFTDQVEVFRQQLQLAKELNRPASVHCVRAYGDLLETMKSMGPFPAGVILHSYLGSAEMVPEFAKLGAYFSFSGFLMSMKVQKAKRMLKAVSSDRILLETDAPDALPNSDLDSLFLVDGDKHTPERTQAQGENSASNTATLSDDHSHASTDASSLPKETLNHPANIHNVLSYVASLLDMPKEALAELSYRNAVRIFSYEGSKVSES from the exons ATGGCCGTGAGACTGTTTGATGCACACTGCCACCTCCAAGACCCGCGAATCCTCAACAAGGTTCCGCAACTTATCGCCACTTCCCTTGATACTGGCGTAGTTCGTTTCGCTGTTAATGGAGTCTGCGAG CGAGATTGGCATCTGGTTAAAGAGATGGGTGATCTGTATCCTTCTGTGATTCCCTGCTTTGGTCTCCATCCCTG GTTTATTTCAGAGAGGAATCCCAACTGGTTCAACATGCTCAAAGAATTGTTTGAGACCACTCCCTCTGCTGCTGTTGGAGAG ATTGGTTTGGATAAAGGTTATCATGGAAAGAAGATTGATTTCACAGACCAG GTTGAAGTATTTCGGCAACAGCTTCAACTTGCTAAAGAATTAAATAGACCAGCATCCGTTCATTGTGTTCGCGCATATGGTGATCTTCTTGAGACAATGAA AAGCATGGGACCTTTCCCTGCGGGTGTCATTCTTCATTCTTACTTAGGTTCTGCTGAGATGGTTCCTGAATTTGCCAAGCTTGGTGCATACTTCTCTTTCTCAGGCTTCCTTATGTCCATGAAAGTGCAGAAGGCTAAACGCATGCTGAAAGCA GTATCTTCTGATAGAATTTTACTGGAGACAGATGCCCCTGATGCGTTGCCAAATTCAGATTTAGATTCTCTATTCTTGGTTGATGGTGATAAACATACCCCTGAGAGGACTCAAGCCCAAGGAGAAAACTCTGCTTCAAACACTGCCACACTTTCTGACGATCATTCCCATGCTTCAACAGATGCATCATCACTACCAAAAGAAACTCTTAATCATCCAGCAAATATCCACAAC GTGCTGAGTTATGTTGCATCTTTGCTGGACATGCCCAAAGAAGCACTTGCAGAACTGAGTTATAGAAATGCAGTACGCATATTCTCTTACGAAGGTTCGAAGGTATCCGAAAGCTAG